The bacterium genome includes the window AAACCGATGACCCGCCATGTGAACCGATTCATCTCTTTGGCCAGATCGGTCCGTACCTCTGCCTGACGGGCTTCGTCCTTCGCGTCGACTAGCGACTCGGTGACTCCCTGGCTAGTCATGCGTGGAGCTTCCCATCCTCAGGTTGGCTGACAACATTCTACCAACACGGCGGTGATCGGCCTCCCGTACCGGTGTCAGTGTTCGGTGATAATCAACATAAGGGCGTCTTGTGACGCATTCAACGCCCTTTCCGGAGAACGCGAAAAACGCGCCACGCGGCGCCCCGCACCGGGCCCATCCCCCGCCACCACCGCCGTGCCTTTCGGAGCGTGGCCGGACAAGCCGGCCTGGCGCCGGAGGTCGGCCTCCGCTCCATCGAGCTTGTATGTTCCCATCGGGCCGGCCGAACCGATCGTCTCATGCCATCGGCCGGTGTTGGTGCTTGGCGATAGGCAACGTAAGGCGGGGCTGTGACGCGTTCAACCCCTTCCCGGAAAACGCGAAGAATCATCACTGCCGACAGGCCGGCTAACCCGGGAATTCCCCCAGCGCCTCGGCCAGGTCGATGCCGCCTTCGTAGAGGGCCCGACCGATCACCGCCCCGTCGATGCCTCCGGCGGCCAGATCGCGCAGGTCGCCCATCGTCGCGATGCCGCCTGCGGCCATCAGTTCGGCATCGGGCGCCCGGCGGCGGACCGCTTCGAGCAGTTCCAGGTCGGGGCCGCTCATGGCGCCGTCGCGGGCGATGGCGGTCACCAGGAACCTCGACACCCCCGCCTCCAAGGCGCTCTCGACAACCTGCTCGAAGTCCCGGCCCTCGTCCAGCCAGCCCTGGCCTCCGGCCCGCCCGTCCCTGACGTCCACCGCGGCCACCACCCGCTCGGGCGAGGTTCGCTCGACGGTCGATGCCAGAACACCAGGCGACCACACCGCGCTGGTGCCCATGATCACCCGGTCTATGCCGCAGCCGAGCGCCGCGACCGCGTCAGCGGCGCTTCGGATGCCCCCTCCGAGCTGGACAGCCACCCCACGGGCGGCCACCCGGCGCCACAGGGATTGATCGGGCTTACCTCTCCTCGCCCCGTCGAGGTCGATCACGTGCACCCAGGCGGCGCCCGCCTCCTTCCAGGCCTCCAGCTGGCCACCGATCGACTCCCCGTACCTGGTGACCCGGCCGTAGTCGCCTTGGAACAGGCGCACCACTCCCCCACGCAATACATCTATAGCCGGAAAGATTCTCACGAAATGCCTCGGAACTACTGATCGGGAGCGGATTCCAGCGCGGCAGGGTAACCGGGCAGGACCGAGAAGGAACCAGGGCCGGCCGCGATGTGGTCAAATGGCGCCATGGATGTCTGCTCGCTCCCGGCAACCGAAATGTCCGCTCTGCTGGGCCGTGGGCAGCTCAGCGCCCGCGAGTTGCTCGACGCCCACCTCTCCCGGATCGAGGCGGTCAACCCGATCGTCAACGCTGTGGTGACCCTGACGCCCGAGTTGGCTATGGAGCGCGCCACCGCCGCCGACGAGGCACACGCCCGGGGCGAGTCGCTGGGACTGCTGCACGGCCTGCCCGTGGCTCACAAGGACCTGCTGGCCACGGCCGGCATCCGCACCACCTTCGGCTCGGCCATCTTCTCCGAGTTTCTCCCCCCGTCCGACTCGCTCGTCGTCGAGCGCCAGCGCCGGGCCGGAGCGGTGATGGTGGGCAAGACCAACACGCCCGAGTTCGGGGCCGGATCCCACACCTTCAACCCGGTCTTCGGCCCCACCCGCAATCCCTACGCTCTCGCCCGCACGCCGGGCGGAAGCAGCGGGGGCGCGGCCGCCGCGCTGGCGGCCCGGATGCTGCCCCTGTGCGACGGGTCCGATCTGGGCGGGTCGCTCCGCAACCCCGCCGCCTTCTGCAACATCGTCGGGTTCCGCCCCTCGCCCGGCCGCGTACCGGCCATCACCGCCCACGATCCGTGGTCTCCCCTCCCGGTGAGGGGCCCGATGGCCCGGACCGTGGCGGATGTCGCCCTCTACCTCCGGGCGATGGCCGGCCCGGACCCCCGTTCGCCGGTCTCGATCGACCAGTCACCGGATGCGTTCGCCGGCTCGCTCGAACGGGACCTGACCGGCACCAGGGTGGCCTGGTCCCCCGACGCGGGCGGGCTTGCGGTCGATCCGGCTATAAGGACAGCGCTCGAGAACACCCCCGACCGGCTGACCGACCTGGGTTGCGAGGTCGTGGAGGCCTGGCCGGACCTGTCGGACGCCGCCGAGATATTCCAGGCCCGGAGGGCATGGCTGTTCGCGGTCGGCTTCGCCCCGCTACTCGCCGAGCACCGCCACCTGATGAAGGCGACCGTGATCTGGAACATCGAGGTCGGCCTCGAGATGACGATCGCCGGATACGCAGAGATCTGCCGCCGGCATCGCGAGTTGGTGGCCCGAGTCCATGACTTCATGAGGCCTGAGGAGGGAGGATTCGACTTCCTGGCCGCGCCCGTCACCCAGGTGCCCCCTTTCCCCGTCGATGTGGAATACCCCACCGAGATCGACGGAACCCGGATGGAGACCTACATCGACTGGATGCGGTCGTGCAGCGACATCACGGTGACGACCCACCCCGCCATCTCCGTCCCGGGCGGCTTCACACCCGACGGACTACCGGTCGGCCTGCAGCTGGTGGGCCGTCATCACGCCGACCGCTCCGTTCTCGAACTGGCCCATGCGTGGGAACGGGCCACGGGGTGGGGTGAGTGGATA containing:
- a CDS encoding amidase, whose protein sequence is MDVCSLPATEMSALLGRGQLSARELLDAHLSRIEAVNPIVNAVVTLTPELAMERATAADEAHARGESLGLLHGLPVAHKDLLATAGIRTTFGSAIFSEFLPPSDSLVVERQRRAGAVMVGKTNTPEFGAGSHTFNPVFGPTRNPYALARTPGGSSGGAAAALAARMLPLCDGSDLGGSLRNPAAFCNIVGFRPSPGRVPAITAHDPWSPLPVRGPMARTVADVALYLRAMAGPDPRSPVSIDQSPDAFAGSLERDLTGTRVAWSPDAGGLAVDPAIRTALENTPDRLTDLGCEVVEAWPDLSDAAEIFQARRAWLFAVGFAPLLAEHRHLMKATVIWNIEVGLEMTIAGYAEICRRHRELVARVHDFMRPEEGGFDFLAAPVTQVPPFPVDVEYPTEIDGTRMETYIDWMRSCSDITVTTHPAISVPGGFTPDGLPVGLQLVGRHHADRSVLELAHAWERATGWGEWIPPEIATTGRAPAG
- a CDS encoding 1-(5-phosphoribosyl)-5-[(5-phosphoribosylamino)methylideneamino] imidazole-4-carboxamide isomerase, which produces MRIFPAIDVLRGGVVRLFQGDYGRVTRYGESIGGQLEAWKEAGAAWVHVIDLDGARRGKPDQSLWRRVAARGVAVQLGGGIRSAADAVAALGCGIDRVIMGTSAVWSPGVLASTVERTSPERVVAAVDVRDGRAGGQGWLDEGRDFEQVVESALEAGVSRFLVTAIARDGAMSGPDLELLEAVRRRAPDAELMAAGGIATMGDLRDLAAGGIDGAVIGRALYEGGIDLAEALGEFPG